One window of the Zea mays cultivar B73 chromosome 3, Zm-B73-REFERENCE-NAM-5.0, whole genome shotgun sequence genome contains the following:
- the LOC100217121 gene encoding uncharacterized protein isoform X1, with amino-acid sequence MAAVSSSLPSSQHRAPSARGASPRPARPLFLPAPAQPRALLTIASSPHPWTPASCLLGAPALARLDLPCHGRTLPSSKLQLGSFSLVFLHTSSHQPLLPARHGAWHPAFCAPAPCSSSHARPSSPRLQLLPWPAILQSSAQRARLACLSCAQSSVPACHSRPALLPRPAVLSCSPWPAPAWPPSPMAMAAELPCRGCRVPAPSL; translated from the coding sequence ATGGCCGCCGTCAGTTCCTCCCTGCCCAGCTCCCAGCACCGCGCTCCCTCAGCTCGCGGAGCTTCTCCTCGCCCCGCTCGGCCTCTGTTTCTCCCTGCTCCCGCACAGCCGCGCGCTCTGCTTACCATCGCAAGCTCGCCACACCCCTGGACGCCTGCTTCTTGTCTGCTCGGCGCCCCTGCGCTTGCTCGCTTGGATCTCCCTTGCCATGGCCGTACGCTGCCGAGCTCCAAGCTCCAACTCGGATCTTTCTCCCTCGTCTTCCTTCACACGAGCTCGCACCAGCCTCTGCTTCCTGCTCGCCATGGCGCTTGGCATCCAGCTTTCTGCGCACCGGCTCCTTGCTCCAGCTCCCACGCGCGTCCGAGCTCGCCCCGGCTCCAGCTTCTCCCATGGCCGGCGATACTCCAGTCCTCTGCGCAGCGCGCACGCTTAGCTTGCCTCTCTTGCGCGCAGTCCTCTGTTCCTGCGTGCCACAGTCGCCCAGCTTTGTTGCCGCGCCCAGCCGTTCTCAGCTGCTCACCGTGGCCGGCTCCTGCTTGGCCACCATCTCCCATGGCGATGGCCGCCGAGCTCCCTTGTCGTGGCTGTCGCGTCCCTGCGCCCAGCCTTTAG
- the LOC109945267 gene encoding uncharacterized protein — translation MAAVSSSLPSSQHRAPSARGASPRPARPLFLPAPAQPRALLTIASSPHPWTPASCLLGAPALARLDLPCHGRTLPSSKLQLGSFSLVFLHTSSHQPLLPARHGAWHPAFCAPAPCSSSHARPSSPRLQLLPWPAILQSSAQRARLACLSCAQSSVPACHSRPALLPRPAVLSCSPWPAPAWPPSPMAMAAELPCRGCHVPAPSL, via the coding sequence ATGGCCGCCGTCAGTTCCTCCCTGCCCAGCTCCCAGCACCGCGCTCCCTCAGCTCGCGGAGCTTCTCCTCGCCCCGCTCGGCCTCTGTTTCTCCCTGCTCCCGCACAGCCGCGCGCTCTGCTTACCATCGCAAGCTCGCCACACCCCTGGACGCCTGCTTCTTGTCTGCTCGGCGCCCCTGCGCTTGCTCGCTTGGATCTCCCTTGCCATGGCCGTACGCTGCCGAGCTCCAAGCTCCAACTCGGATCTTTCTCCCTCGTCTTCCTTCACACGAGCTCGCACCAGCCTCTGCTTCCTGCTCGCCATGGCGCTTGGCATCCAGCTTTCTGCGCACCGGCTCCTTGCTCCAGCTCCCACGCGCGTCCGAGCTCGCCCCGGCTCCAGCTTCTCCCATGGCCGGCGATACTCCAGTCCTCTGCGCAGCGCGCACGCTTAGCTTGCCTCTCTTGCGCGCAGTCCTCTGTTCCTGCGTGCCACAGTCGCCCAGCTTTGTTGCCGCGCCCAGCCGTTCTCAGCTGCTCACCGTGGCCGGCTCCTGCTTGGCCACCATCTCCCATGGCGATGGCCGCCGAGCTCCCTTGTCGTGGCTGTCACGTCCCTGCGCCCAGCCTTTAG